The stretch of DNA AAGAAATTGAACTACCTTCTGAAAAGGCGAAGATACTTGCCCCGATAGATGTGAATGTTTCTTTGGAAAAGGGAGAAAGTCGAGTATTAGTAAATGGTAAAATTGAAACTATGGTACAACTTCATTGTTCCAGATGTTTGAAACCCATTGAGTATTGGATAGATGAAAGTTTTGAGGCAATCTATTTAAGTAGGAGCTTTGAGAAGTATCTATCAAAAACTGAGCGTTTAAAATCATTGGATAATCTTATTTACTACGAAGATCAATCAATAGATTTGACAAATCGAGTAATAGAGTCTATAATATTATCGGTTCCGGAAGTACCATTGTGTAAAGAAGATTGCAAAGGGTTATGTCCTATCTGTGGGATTGATTTAAACGAAAATCCAACTCATTCTTGTGAAACAGAGGAGATCGACCCACGTTTTGTAACGTTAAAGAAATTGTTGGATGAAGAAAGATAAAATTTATATAAAATAACAAAGGGGGCAATATTCATGGCGACGCCAAAACAGAAACCATCAAGAAGTAAAACACATTCAAGGAGAGCAAAATTTTACTCTGCATACAAGATCAACGTTGTAAAATGTCCAAAATGCGGAGAACCAAAATTGCCACATCGTGTGTGCTTGAATTGTGGATACTACGGTGACAAACAAATCTTAGAAATAGGTGAATAAATCTATGGATAATGTAAAAATAGGTATAGATCTATACGGCGGTGATAATGCGCCCACGTCTGTTATTGAGGGCGCACTTTTTGCTTTAAAGAATAAATTTTTTACCCCTGATGAATTGGTAATAGTGGGAAATGAAATTTCAAAAGAAGGTTTAGACAAGATATCAAATTTAAAGATTATACCTGCTAAAAACTTGGTTAGTAACGAAACAAAACCCACAGAAGTTATAAAATTGAAGGAATCTTCGATGTATGTCGGTTGCGAAATGTTAAAAAATAACGAATTAAATGCCTTTGTGAGTGCAGGCAACACTGGTGCATTGCTTTCAAGCGGGACCTTTGTTGCAGGTCGACTTCCCGGTATAAAAAGACCTGCATTGGTTTTAGCTCTTCCATCTAAATCCAATAATCCTAAAATTTTGGTGGATGCAGGAGCGAACGCCGAAGTAAAGGCTGAACATTTTTACGATTTCGCAAGAGAAGGAATAGCTTACGCTAAATTTTTGAATGTTGAAAATCCAAGAGTGGGGATTTTAAATATCGGTTCTGAAGATGAAAAGGGAAATTCAATAGTTAGAGAAGCTTCTAATTTGTTGAAAGAAGAAAAGAAGATTAATTTTGTTGGTTATGTGGAAGCACGTGAACTGTTCGATGATACGTGTGATATAATTGTCACAGATGGATTCACCGGTAACAACGTTTTAAAAACTATGGAAGGTACCGCTTATTTCATTCTCCATGAATTGAAAGAAACGATTAAAAAAGGTGGGTTATTCACAAAACTAGGAGCCTTGTTTTTAAGAGGTTCATTGAAGTCTTTAGTAAGTAAGATTGATTATAGGAGTTATGGTGGTACATTTTTCTTGGGAGTTAACGGGGTTTTAGTTAAGGC from Petrotoga olearia DSM 13574 encodes:
- the plsX gene encoding phosphate acyltransferase PlsX → MDNVKIGIDLYGGDNAPTSVIEGALFALKNKFFTPDELVIVGNEISKEGLDKISNLKIIPAKNLVSNETKPTEVIKLKESSMYVGCEMLKNNELNAFVSAGNTGALLSSGTFVAGRLPGIKRPALVLALPSKSNNPKILVDAGANAEVKAEHFYDFAREGIAYAKFLNVENPRVGILNIGSEDEKGNSIVREASNLLKEEKKINFVGYVEARELFDDTCDIIVTDGFTGNNVLKTMEGTAYFILHELKETIKKGGLFTKLGALFLRGSLKSLVSKIDYRSYGGTFFLGVNGVLVKAHGSSDAEAIANALYVAYRAAKFDLIKKIEI
- a CDS encoding YceD family protein, whose translation is MKYNNTAEVRIMFNEELKSKNLIVELDSFEKILEREIIIRNWKEIELPSEKAKILAPIDVNVSLEKGESRVLVNGKIETMVQLHCSRCLKPIEYWIDESFEAIYLSRSFEKYLSKTERLKSLDNLIYYEDQSIDLTNRVIESIILSVPEVPLCKEDCKGLCPICGIDLNENPTHSCETEEIDPRFVTLKKLLDEER
- the rpmF gene encoding 50S ribosomal protein L32; this translates as MATPKQKPSRSKTHSRRAKFYSAYKINVVKCPKCGEPKLPHRVCLNCGYYGDKQILEIGE